A genomic stretch from Flavobacterium humidisoli includes:
- a CDS encoding DUF3883 domain-containing protein yields the protein MIPKEFIESLYEIRSNFNHDSHAKTITKLLDIVSADIYSESQRFFYELIQNADDSASLSENAVYIDFRDNALIVSHDGDAFSENDIDSVTDAGASTKTSKKATTGYKGIGFKSVFGKSRRVSIFSEGYQFRFDKAAIKEGYPWQTIPIWTELSDLPLNLQEVVSTLKHSVITIIEMDKAAELKASLLELLGDGRILLFLRRVNRIVISLNGEVVDVLTKSVVAQTQLSKKVILLKNTENLSTWLVRTFSDIPVPSSVSELLIKDEKVPEKLRSATHSEITFAAVLNDDQIDTPSKDQRLIYTFLPTKVKEYELPYLVNGNFLTNAPRESIHQDNPWNIWLFETIAHLNLLWLEELAKTSYKLQVLKLLPNKFSVGTNELKNAFNHGFNLSAKKRKILTAFNGDTLTSDETLFDKTSLSEQTFIEKSVITRYLENEKKIIFKDNCFLHPQMEQKSKLSQLDVVEFSLDNITDFFESKDFVDSHKIHENFELIKFLKVKSDQDHTGVLLDELRGLSFIFDQDHILRNPKDGVCFPAGDGVHRFEMGDVPVIAPEIFQLIQQDTAIYDWFLHIGTQNPSESAYINNIILPQLNDDTFVTTENYLKITAYLVKMYKKGILNSDMLARLRVLKIKTKENEVSFEQAQKCYLSNAYSPAIDLESIIPLCFISEDYLEIGVSSSDLHTFFKALSVKDKIEIETITSNCSISSIEEITSVEWVAITRRSGEEAARRINGFGFERSNLIYGVKIPSFLHLTASNYEYSKIFWKYMLDNSNAARELTGNASFYYGTGNGKHRYQEPVKNYFGYFVENNACLPTSLGTLGYSKDVYLCLKEINDIAGEYFPVLEYDDNITGDWNVFFNFKNKLEIEDYLVILDKIAEKGDKPSKKDIKIIGKIYNKLVNLLPDLASDKKDIIREWGKTAHLLATTEIHEPITELKRITKDGFSQVSGLKLIYIPVNCEKEDLNELMDLFGVLTIREFIPEYDNLSNESTLKERFEVILPYLAAVAQKKSLEETNEFERLYALLDHLSFGTADAIYLSFRDGEDIITGPMIKVFRERDKISFQGKWKSERILLELIQELKMFLKFPGTNEEFRFLLLEPDFREIEIWLKENDIDLAKLKSVQKFRKLEIFAPLILDGQQSDEEIIFATRAPAVEVFDDVNEFVPTYNPGHFDFSKIFIENKGTYTDQIVDEAVYTEMSDESARKGHGKWAEEFVEGLLIQKYPTANITWMNKEIESYKPYDFVLEQDGVISFIDVKGTPSLTKDLVYLSSKEWEFMMSKGELYSLYRVYGTDSPQPTVKVVANPATAIKEGQLVPYKPCLEI from the coding sequence ATGATCCCTAAAGAATTTATTGAAAGCCTTTATGAAATACGCTCTAACTTCAATCATGACTCACATGCAAAGACAATAACTAAATTACTAGATATTGTTTCGGCAGATATTTATTCCGAAAGCCAACGCTTTTTTTATGAACTTATACAAAATGCAGATGATTCTGCCTCGTTAAGCGAAAATGCTGTATATATAGATTTTCGGGATAATGCTCTTATTGTGTCTCACGATGGGGATGCTTTCTCAGAGAATGATATTGATTCAGTTACTGATGCAGGAGCAAGTACAAAAACATCTAAAAAAGCTACAACAGGGTATAAAGGAATTGGATTTAAATCTGTATTTGGTAAATCTCGTCGCGTAAGTATTTTTTCAGAGGGCTATCAGTTTAGGTTTGACAAAGCTGCAATCAAGGAAGGTTATCCCTGGCAGACTATCCCAATTTGGACAGAATTAAGTGACTTACCTCTTAATTTGCAAGAAGTAGTCTCAACTCTAAAACATTCGGTGATAACAATCATTGAGATGGATAAGGCTGCTGAACTAAAAGCTTCCTTGTTAGAGTTGCTTGGCGATGGACGTATTTTGCTTTTTCTCCGACGAGTAAATAGAATAGTAATTTCCTTGAATGGCGAAGTGGTTGATGTTTTGACAAAATCAGTCGTAGCACAAACTCAATTGTCAAAAAAAGTAATTTTACTTAAAAACACTGAAAATCTTAGTACTTGGTTAGTTCGTACCTTCTCCGATATTCCTGTACCGTCCAGTGTTTCTGAACTCCTTATAAAAGATGAAAAAGTTCCAGAAAAACTTAGATCAGCCACACATTCTGAAATTACGTTTGCCGCCGTTTTAAATGATGATCAAATAGATACTCCTTCAAAAGATCAAAGGTTGATTTATACATTTCTTCCAACAAAAGTTAAAGAATATGAATTACCATATCTTGTAAATGGCAATTTTCTAACAAATGCGCCGCGTGAATCTATACATCAGGACAATCCTTGGAATATATGGCTATTTGAAACAATAGCTCATCTCAACCTTTTATGGTTAGAGGAGCTAGCAAAGACATCTTATAAACTTCAGGTTTTAAAATTGCTTCCTAATAAATTCAGTGTCGGAACAAATGAATTAAAAAATGCTTTTAACCATGGCTTCAATTTATCTGCCAAGAAGCGAAAAATTTTAACGGCATTCAATGGCGATACTCTTACTTCTGATGAAACACTTTTCGATAAAACGTCATTATCAGAACAAACCTTTATAGAAAAAAGCGTAATCACAAGGTATCTTGAAAACGAAAAAAAAATAATTTTCAAGGATAATTGCTTTCTTCACCCACAAATGGAGCAAAAAAGTAAATTGTCTCAATTAGATGTAGTTGAGTTTTCTTTGGATAACATCACTGATTTTTTTGAATCAAAAGATTTCGTAGATAGTCATAAAATTCATGAAAATTTTGAACTAATTAAATTTTTGAAAGTAAAATCCGATCAGGATCATACCGGTGTCCTCTTAGACGAACTTAGAGGTTTGTCTTTTATATTTGATCAGGATCATATCTTACGTAACCCTAAAGATGGGGTTTGTTTTCCAGCAGGGGATGGTGTTCACCGTTTTGAGATGGGAGATGTGCCTGTCATTGCACCTGAAATTTTCCAACTTATTCAACAAGATACTGCAATCTATGATTGGTTCTTACACATAGGAACTCAAAATCCATCAGAAAGCGCCTATATCAATAATATTATTCTTCCTCAATTAAATGATGATACGTTTGTTACAACAGAGAACTATTTAAAAATAACAGCTTACTTAGTTAAGATGTACAAAAAAGGTATTTTGAACTCTGATATGTTAGCGCGACTGCGGGTACTTAAAATCAAAACAAAGGAAAATGAAGTTTCTTTCGAGCAAGCTCAAAAATGTTATCTTTCAAATGCCTATAGTCCTGCTATTGATTTAGAATCAATTATACCGTTGTGTTTTATTTCAGAAGACTATTTAGAGATAGGGGTTTCTTCTAGTGACTTGCATACATTCTTTAAAGCATTGAGTGTAAAAGATAAGATTGAGATTGAAACAATTACATCAAATTGCAGTATTTCGAGCATAGAAGAAATCACAAGCGTCGAATGGGTCGCAATCACTAGAAGATCTGGTGAAGAAGCAGCGCGCAGAATTAATGGTTTTGGGTTCGAAAGGTCTAATTTAATCTATGGAGTTAAGATCCCATCATTCTTGCATTTAACTGCTAGTAATTACGAGTATAGCAAAATTTTTTGGAAGTATATGCTGGATAACTCAAATGCTGCTCGGGAGCTTACTGGAAATGCATCATTTTATTATGGCACCGGAAATGGCAAGCACAGATATCAGGAGCCTGTAAAAAATTATTTTGGATACTTTGTTGAAAATAATGCCTGCCTGCCAACTTCCTTGGGAACCTTAGGATATTCTAAAGATGTTTATTTATGCCTGAAAGAAATTAACGATATTGCAGGAGAATATTTTCCCGTTTTAGAATATGATGACAATATTACTGGTGACTGGAATGTTTTTTTTAATTTTAAAAATAAACTTGAAATTGAAGATTACCTTGTGATACTCGATAAGATTGCTGAAAAAGGTGATAAACCATCTAAGAAAGATATAAAAATTATTGGCAAGATCTACAATAAATTAGTGAACCTTCTACCGGATTTAGCGAGTGATAAAAAGGATATAATTAGGGAATGGGGGAAAACCGCACACCTATTAGCAACTACTGAGATTCATGAGCCCATAACAGAATTGAAACGAATAACCAAAGATGGGTTTTCGCAAGTTTCTGGCTTGAAATTAATTTACATCCCAGTCAATTGTGAAAAAGAAGATCTCAATGAATTAATGGATTTATTTGGGGTATTAACTATACGAGAGTTTATTCCTGAATATGATAATCTGTCAAATGAGAGTACTTTGAAAGAAAGATTTGAAGTAATTTTACCGTATTTGGCTGCGGTTGCCCAAAAGAAAAGCCTTGAAGAAACTAATGAATTTGAGAGGCTTTATGCACTGCTAGATCATCTGTCATTTGGGACGGCAGACGCTATATACTTATCATTCAGAGATGGGGAAGATATTATTACTGGTCCAATGATTAAGGTTTTTCGTGAACGGGACAAAATTTCCTTTCAGGGAAAATGGAAAAGCGAGAGAATCCTTTTAGAGCTAATACAAGAACTAAAGATGTTCTTAAAATTCCCAGGCACCAATGAGGAATTTCGTTTCCTGTTATTAGAGCCTGATTTTCGTGAAATTGAAATTTGGCTGAAGGAAAATGATATTGATTTGGCTAAACTAAAAAGTGTTCAAAAATTCAGAAAATTGGAGATATTTGCTCCTTTAATTTTAGATGGTCAACAAAGTGATGAAGAGATTATATTCGCGACCAGAGCTCCTGCTGTAGAGGTATTTGATGATGTAAATGAATTTGTGCCAACATATAATCCAGGTCATTTTGATTTTTCAAAAATTTTTATTGAGAATAAAGGAACCTACACTGATCAAATCGTGGATGAAGCTGTCTATACAGAAATGTCAGACGAATCAGCTCGTAAAGGACATGGAAAATGGGCGGAAGAATTTGTTGAAGGGCTGTTGATTCAAAAATATCCAACAGCAAATATAACTTGGATGAATAAAGAAATTGAAAGCTATAAACCTTATGATTTTGTATTAGAACAGGATGGCGTTATATCATTTATTGATGTAAAAGGGACACCGTCTTTAACCAAAGATCTAGTTTATCTATCTTCTAAGGAGTGGGAATTTATGATGAGTAAAGGTGAACTATATTCTCTTTATCGGGTATACGGTACAGATAGTCCACAGCCAACCGTAAAAGTGGTAGCTAATCCTGCTACAGCAATTAAGGAGGGACAATTAGTACCATATAAGCCTTGTTTGGAAATTTAG
- a CDS encoding EcsC family protein, with amino-acid sequence MNLTEKDRQELLKAMLLLENPGIAAKITNLIGTPIEKGLAMLPESWNEKIGDITQTALLKSADAAIFTMKDNPNEESSNWWHKLGVAVSGGVGGFFGLPALVIELPVSTTIMLRSIADIARSEGESINDPRTKLACLEVFALGGKSKSDNATESGYFVVRAALAKSVAEAVEFIATKTLAEEGAPALIRFIVKIAERFSIQVTEKVAAQAIPAIGAAGGAIVNTIFIDHFQDMAKGHFVVRRLEKIYGKEIIKTTYEEMLKVEMA; translated from the coding sequence ATGAATTTAACTGAAAAAGATCGCCAAGAATTACTTAAAGCAATGCTTTTATTAGAGAATCCTGGCATAGCAGCCAAAATAACTAACTTAATCGGTACACCAATCGAAAAAGGATTAGCAATGCTTCCAGAAAGCTGGAACGAAAAAATTGGAGATATTACTCAAACAGCACTTCTAAAATCTGCAGATGCAGCAATATTCACAATGAAAGACAATCCAAATGAAGAGTCTTCTAATTGGTGGCATAAACTAGGAGTTGCTGTAAGTGGAGGTGTCGGAGGTTTTTTTGGTTTACCTGCTTTAGTTATCGAGTTACCAGTTTCCACAACTATTATGTTAAGATCAATTGCCGATATTGCAAGATCAGAAGGAGAATCTATAAATGACCCTCGAACAAAATTAGCGTGTTTAGAAGTCTTTGCTTTAGGAGGTAAAAGTAAATCTGATAATGCAACAGAAAGTGGTTACTTTGTAGTTAGAGCAGCCTTAGCAAAATCAGTTGCTGAAGCGGTCGAGTTTATTGCAACTAAAACACTTGCGGAAGAAGGTGCACCTGCCTTAATAAGATTCATAGTCAAAATCGCTGAAAGATTCAGTATTCAAGTCACTGAAAAAGTTGCTGCTCAAGCAATCCCTGCAATTGGTGCTGCTGGTGGAGCAATTGTTAATACTATATTTATTGATCATTTTCAAGATATGGCAAAAGGTCATTTTGTCGTAAGAAGATTAGAAAAAATATATGGAAAAGAGATAATAAAGACAACATACGAAGAAATGTTAAAAGTAGAAATGGCGTAA